One part of the Falco peregrinus isolate bFalPer1 unplaced genomic scaffold, bFalPer1.pri scaffold_40, whole genome shotgun sequence genome encodes these proteins:
- the LOC129783412 gene encoding uncharacterized protein LOC129783412 has product MLFLRREGKWDEVSYADMFFTLRNHPEWQRDCGIIPPQDPMVRALERENKEGRSKLKRCCSSCSIGQRCTKADKVHQAPEQDLDDLFKPPPRARDKDADSEGAFNPPDSPVSSHTRQKSALTILQAPLQEAVGPDGGTMLIKVPFSTADLGEWRKIAKDYRRDPISVTRQFQFIVKQHNPDWNDIQLLLEYLTETEKQLVLKTAGNLAEDYYKITGGDVKEYFPLQDPKWDANRSAHMQRLREYQEWIVKGMEKAITKTINWSALYAVKQTPSESLSEFLDRLRDVMRRNTPLDPGSEVGIQQLISLFLGQSTGDIRRKLQKLRSTEGRNLEILLDEAWRVFSNREEEYRQGQRKLIAAIKKKGNGEVVGEIRLDWKGISVLCAGALVIGKGNVLETRKGVEKPRRT; this is encoded by the coding sequence ATGCTGTTCttgagaagagaagggaaatgggatgaagtatcatatgcagatATGTTTTTCACTCTGCGAAACCATCCGGAGTGGCAAAGGGACTGTGGGATAATACCCCCACAGGACCCTATGGTACGCGCATTGGAGCGGGAAAATAAGGAGGGTAGAAGTAAATTGAAAAGATGCTGTTCTTCCTGCAGCATTGGGCAGAGGTGTACAAAGGCAGACAAGGTTCACCAAGCCCCAGAACAGGACTTAGATGACTTGTTTAAACCTCCCCCCCGGGCACGGGACAAGGATGCGGATTCGGAAGGAGCTTTTAATCCTCCTGATAGCCCTGTATCTTCCCACACTCGGCAGAAGTCTGCCCTGACTATTTTACAAGCACCCCTCCAAGAGGCGGTGGGGCCAGACGGTGGAACAATGCTAATTAAAGTGCCTTTCTCCACTGCTGATTTGGGAGAGTGGAGAAAGATTGCAAAGGATTATAGAAGAGACCCGATAAGTGTAACCAGGCAGTTCCAATTTATCGTGAAACAACACAATCCCGATTGGAACgatatacaattattattgGAGTatttgactgaaactgaaaaacagctagttttgaaaacagcaggaaatctGGCTGAAGACTATTATAAAATTACAGGAGGGGATGTTAAGGAATATTTCCCCCTCCAAGACCCAAAGTGGGATGCTAATAGATCGGCACATATGCAAAGATTACGGGAATATCAGGAATGGATTGTGAAGggaatggagaaagcaattACCAAAACTATAAACTGGTCAGCTTTATATGCAGTTAAGCAAACTCCTTCTGAGTCCCTGTCTGAGTTCCTGGATAGGCTGAGGGATGTGATGCGCCGTAACACGCCGCTGGACCCTGGGTCTGAGGTAGGGATCcagcaattaatttctttattcctGGGTCAATCTACAGGGGACATAAGGCGAAAACTTCAAAAGCTGCGTTCTACAGAAGGTAGAAACTTAGAGATATTGTTGGATGAAGCGTGGAGGGTGTTTAGTAATAGAGAGGAAGAATATCGGCAGGGACAAAGGAAATTGATAGCTGCCATCAAGAAAAAGGGGAACGGAGAGGTGGTAGGCGAGATTCGTCTCGATTGGAAAGGGATCAGTGTGCTATGTGCAGGGGCTTTGGTCATTGGAAAAGGGAATGTCCTAGAAACAAGGAAGGGGGTCGAAAAACCTCGGCGAACGTGA